One segment of Parachlamydia acanthamoebae DNA contains the following:
- a CDS encoding MORN repeat-containing protein, with the protein MSVSPISVGFFDNSSAIPTFYPEKSAGKKTKRIVFEDFNYATHYVAVNSFKIFKDKPKIRFWERVVVLNVKDVETNSTGYVKVNEASLRKRFGISKKEFKDAKKHGSDLTAFISKKIQEAKAESLSAGYQGERNEWGERHGIGRDIAESSFGSLQPKLSIYDGHFRNDEFHGKGILQKIFWSGREEIFEGVFKNGEYSHGTLTYPKAAGNEIKQYTGQFKGEQFHGKGTVTYYNGDQYIGELKKSKSHGKGEYITKNGSMKGVFEKGRLIKGLKIYADGSKEKGVFKKGRLIEGIETEVDGAKIRVRRETKV; encoded by the coding sequence ATGAGTGTCTCACCTATTTCCGTTGGCTTTTTTGACAATTCATCCGCAATCCCAACATTTTACCCAGAAAAAAGTGCGGGCAAAAAGACAAAACGGATCGTTTTTGAAGATTTTAATTATGCAACACATTATGTAGCTGTAAACAGTTTTAAAATATTTAAAGATAAGCCTAAAATCCGTTTTTGGGAGAGGGTCGTTGTATTAAACGTGAAGGACGTCGAGACAAATTCAACAGGATATGTAAAAGTCAATGAAGCAAGCCTTCGGAAAAGATTTGGAATATCTAAGAAAGAGTTCAAAGATGCAAAAAAACATGGATCAGATTTAACCGCATTCATTTCAAAAAAAATACAAGAAGCTAAAGCGGAATCTCTATCGGCTGGATATCAAGGAGAAAGAAACGAATGGGGGGAACGTCATGGGATTGGTCGGGATATAGCGGAAAGCTCATTCGGTTCATTGCAACCAAAATTATCTATATATGACGGTCACTTCAGAAATGACGAATTTCACGGTAAAGGAATCCTTCAAAAAATATTTTGGAGTGGCCGTGAGGAAATATTCGAAGGTGTATTTAAGAATGGGGAATATAGCCATGGGACGTTAACCTACCCAAAAGCGGCAGGTAATGAAATAAAACAATACACAGGCCAATTCAAAGGAGAGCAGTTTCACGGAAAAGGAACTGTTACGTATTACAATGGTGATCAATACATCGGTGAGTTGAAGAAGAGTAAGTCGCATGGCAAGGGGGAATATATCACTAAAAATGGCTCTATGAAAGGTGTCTTTGAAAAAGGGCGACTGATTAAAGGTTTAAAAATTTATGCAGATGGGTCTAAAGAAAAGGGTGTCTTTAAAAAGGGCCGCCTAATTGAAGGTATAGAAACTGAAGTGGATGGAGCGAAAATAAGGGTGCGACGAGAGACTAAGGTATAA
- a CDS encoding RsmB/NOP family class I SAM-dependent RNA methyltransferase: MEQELPLDLVISRYFKLRKSLGSKDRAFVAEAIYGMMRWITLIDFFCEENASWEKKWEIYQTLDIPTLIKDTSIPEHIRFGFPKDLYDLILKSHGIEKGQEICLASNAPAPTTVRVNLLKTDRETLLSQWSEKYQISACSRSSTGIVFHKKINFFELPEFRQGLFEVQDEGSQLISELMQVEPGQQVLDYCSGSGGKTLAFAPKMEKRGQIFLHDIRKKILLEAKKRLRRAGVQNSQIVNPDDEPKLKKLKKQMDWVLADVPCSGIGTLRRNPDMKWKFSEEMLTRLVGQQRTIFEKALSYMKPEGHIVYATCSILNEENQQQIDHFVKTYDLEIVGETFQSIPHEGRMDGFFATVLRKRREKTT; this comes from the coding sequence ATGGAGCAAGAGCTCCCGTTAGATCTGGTGATTAGTCGCTACTTCAAACTACGTAAAAGTTTGGGATCGAAGGATCGTGCTTTTGTAGCAGAAGCCATATATGGGATGATGCGCTGGATAACGTTGATCGACTTTTTCTGCGAAGAAAATGCTTCTTGGGAAAAGAAATGGGAAATCTATCAAACGCTTGATATTCCAACTTTAATTAAGGATACCTCTATCCCCGAACATATTCGCTTTGGATTTCCCAAAGATCTTTATGATTTGATCTTAAAAAGTCATGGAATTGAAAAAGGTCAAGAGATTTGCTTAGCAAGTAATGCGCCCGCCCCGACAACAGTGCGCGTGAATCTTTTGAAAACAGATCGAGAAACACTTCTTTCTCAGTGGTCCGAAAAATATCAAATCTCGGCTTGCTCCCGCTCTTCAACCGGCATCGTTTTCCATAAAAAGATTAACTTTTTTGAATTACCTGAATTCAGACAAGGATTGTTTGAAGTTCAAGACGAAGGAAGCCAATTAATTTCCGAACTTATGCAAGTTGAACCAGGGCAACAAGTCTTAGATTATTGTTCAGGATCCGGAGGAAAAACACTCGCTTTTGCTCCAAAAATGGAGAAAAGGGGACAGATTTTCTTACATGATATCCGCAAGAAAATTTTGCTGGAAGCAAAAAAAAGATTGCGTCGAGCTGGTGTCCAAAACTCACAAATTGTAAATCCAGACGACGAGCCTAAACTCAAAAAACTTAAAAAGCAAATGGATTGGGTTTTAGCTGATGTTCCTTGTAGCGGAATCGGCACACTGCGACGAAACCCTGACATGAAATGGAAGTTTTCGGAGGAAATGTTAACGCGCCTTGTAGGACAGCAGCGCACAATCTTTGAAAAAGCGCTAAGTTACATGAAACCAGAAGGACATATTGTCTACGCAACCTGCAGTATTTTGAACGAAGAAAACCAACAACAGATTGATCACTTTGTGAAAACGTATGATTTGGAAATTGTTGGCGAAACTTTTCAATCGATTCCTCACGAAGGAAGAATGGATGGTTTCTTCGCAACAGTTCTTCGAAAGCGCCGCGAAAAAACCACATAA
- a CDS encoding DoxX family protein: MKALCSISMFLARLCLAAIFIIAGIGKILDYDSTLAYMVSKGIPMAPFFLVLAALLEVLAGICLVIGYKTRLAAALLMLFLIPTTGIFHNFWDVAEPAARQLQMTMFLKNLGIFGGLWYVLCCGSGRYGCDAVCCSRTPDSKIDS, translated from the coding sequence ATGAAAGCGTTATGTTCAATTAGCATGTTTTTAGCACGTTTGTGCTTAGCTGCCATTTTTATCATTGCCGGTATTGGAAAAATTCTAGACTATGATTCCACATTGGCTTATATGGTCTCGAAAGGGATTCCAATGGCACCTTTTTTCTTGGTTCTTGCAGCTCTTTTGGAAGTCCTTGCGGGGATTTGCTTGGTGATTGGGTATAAAACCCGACTTGCAGCAGCTTTGTTGATGTTGTTTTTGATTCCGACAACAGGAATTTTCCATAATTTTTGGGATGTGGCAGAACCTGCGGCCCGGCAATTACAGATGACAATGTTTTTGAAAAATCTTGGGATATTTGGTGGCCTATGGTATGTTCTATGTTGTGGTTCAGGAAGATATGGTTGTGATGCCGTATGCTGTTCACGGACTCCCGATTCCAAGATCGATTCATAA